A genomic region of Drosophila kikkawai strain 14028-0561.14 chromosome X, DkikHiC1v2, whole genome shotgun sequence contains the following coding sequences:
- the Sec16 gene encoding uncharacterized protein Sec16 isoform X6 has translation MLHNNASWLPPHQQQQQPQQQQHPQQPHPPHLQQQQQPHPVQHPQQQQLYASQMFQQQQQQQPTTGYWPPEEQQQPQSLNYNNYFAGQQQPLQQPPQQQQQMYYPTHHQLPQAPAETALDSFDNNNSGGGGGGSVRNDGWGDWGDWNDNNNSSSNGNEAVMETPPEQLLEDSFNVQSSPGSWQAFANNNTELSLQPPGPPLMQQQTAPPSLLQQQQQPLAPPLLQQQPVAPPLLQHQPVPPPPELGQEPEVDAIVPPQAFQNQPAAAPPPALAPPAALPPSMSPAAGNPFKRSTGLSKRVNILATPPEGGASSSPALAPVAPAVAPMAPAVVPAPSEQLFGLPAEAQGEPFSILAALPVAASIGAPLPAVVPAPAPAPAPAPAPAPVASIYAPPLLEQPDNQEVLAAPNDERAQYLQTSHLSEQLGEGEADQDAGLLPPPGLSRLVLGQPELDFQQQRLVTGGTEQSSLNVAQAAALQHMEERQADGEDTSDGEQQVRNLQTPPRRVVTGVETSVAPVAPLSVREQREVVLDGENLEDREALSPPPTAELPQVHHILPADESEQLQHHNPPQALTDQQQQPSQQPSLGQQQQPQLEKRAEAGRRGNAASLELESEDESDEFLASERERDREHARERRDPIDERPRGGRGGRGSHYTYDGETEDSVRGAPHNESKTLRDSHHRRSNHESTRSRRHPEPEVERERERERDRDRERDRERERTFRRRSNKYFSGGEDQEQRSYDHPRHGYNNSNYDGESDNLEINHLGEGELDASGVGAPGSIGGGGRSSKTGRQRRSAVEEDYEEYERERDRYYSRRSTKQHPTDKPRSSGGRRSYDNQGRGSGRIDDSRRSRHNDLRNWDGYEEYRRKSSRNSDLEKERINGGGGGSATAGGPGSGTGKRRIQYAAGVSGAYDPYGMYEQMSRNPHVYADMYAKFYGQMINSMTAAVTANASAVPGAGGVGAMLGALVPGAVPAAAATQLVTPGSVSAGSSEAALLKERERYTHAYITQANEFHRRQHYKELIYQQQQQQQHQDLVLNSSLNEDNASFYGGASSIYGQYPSYLSSAQSLSNLNGDGRNSRCGPYYAGSECGLDIRAAATPGESAGAAPTTTYGGVTTTAVVARPPRRRTPLLFNRPHLVASYAMSMLLKVKPKYAGRGRLRNDVEVAPLRIRDGTSSLLRMYPGPLQGRKLHKDKIISFCKEQIRLGPTRGCTVLYATQKKPQGSVNKYRASHALMWHLLILLLRQNGYIADTDVGDLLLDNQQEYPYDPNEYEVEAEPDADEQQQQEGETLVQAEKPLDDSEADSETGGAGALPEPTVTVGANANATGEAASPLSEQAATDKFRSYVLRGNVEEALQWATDNGLWTHAFFLALYEDRYALTDVAQKFLNRAIKANDPLQTLYQMKSCRTPACVSQLRDEQWGDWRSHLSILVTNKSRQPEYDRSSVVALGDTLFQRGDIYAAHFCYLVAQEEFGRYDSSATELTTLTANVPRLILLGASHYKPFNEFASNEAIIMTEIYEYARSLFDPKFSIAQFQHYKFLLATRILDYGQHFRCTNYLEQIARHIELKPESYDSDFIQRVCGLAERLRYHDPILINRVSFASPPNASSKDSAAPEEKAWLRQLRSLAEVQPQQEHLQQQQQELQEQQEQQQQQAEIYQQFAEVNKQFSELNMQYRNDNAGQQPTPSAESQLLTEQQQQQPQQYYEPAPPQTQTETEAYPQEQAAAPPLYYDPHAAAQQPYDQHLLTSSYGQVDTATEAYQGQAAPEAAAAAAPAYGFDYWSGTQQPPYGDELQQPPAQGRPAISMPKSKSYDDEDNGSQKPSLRGGSTIDGAGKQQQQAGHDKQASSGGDLGAPPGNQNAGWFGGLWNKLSLKPKNQMILPDDKNPTIVWDKERKCWTNTEGSVDEAESFKPPPKMSDLGVASSSMPGMTGGNPPIFSNHHQADQDQSQKQQQQQQQQQQQPQPQQMMYGSPIDYTAAPAPEMIPTMPLPASSPAAAAAAPLAAGQPIGPQPKLQSNMFKMQRNRTLKNSYVDVFNPSGAPMSATPDNVLAPIMAPAAVPQGGYFVPGAVPGQQQQ, from the exons ATGTTGCACAACAATGCGTCCTGGCTGCCAccgcatcagcagcagcagcagccgcaacagcagcagcatccgcaGCAGCCACATCCTCCTCaccttcagcagcagcagcaaccgcaTCCTGTCCAGCatcctcagcagcagcagctctatGCCAGCCAAATGtttcagcagcaacagcagcagcagccaacgACGGGCTACTGGCCGCCGGAGGAACAGCAGCAACCGCAGTCGCTGAACTACAACAACTACTTTGCGGgtcagcagcagccactgcagcagccgccgcagcaacagcagcaaatgtattatcccaCGCATCACCAGCTGCCTCAGGCCCCAGCGGAAACCGCTCTTGATTCCTTTGATAACAACAAtagcggaggaggaggcggcggcagcgtTCGGAACGATGGCTGGGGAGATTGGGGTGATTGGAATGATAACAATAACTCTAGCAGCAATGGCAACGAGGCCGTAATGGAGACGCCGCCGGAACAGCTGCTGGAGGACTCTTTCAATGTGCAATCCTCGCCAGGCAGTTGGCAGGCCTTTGCCAATAACAATACGGAGCTCTCACTGCAGCCTCCTGGTCCTCCTTTGATGCAGCAGCAAACGGCTCCTCCTTctttgctgcagcagcagcagcagcctcttGCTCCTCCTttactgcagcagcagcctgtTGCTCCTCCTTTGCTGCAGCATCAACCTGTTCCGCCGCCACCAGAGCTGGGACAAGAACCAGAGGTGGATGCCATTGTGCCGCCGCAAGCTTTCCAGAATCAACCAGCAGCTGCACCCCCACCAGCACtggcaccaccagcagcactGCCTCCAAGCATGTCGCCAGCCGCCGGCAATCCCTTCAAGCGTTCAACGGGACTAAGCAAGCGCGTTAACATACTGGCAACTCCGCCGGAAGGAGGCGCATCCTCGTCACCAGCACTTGCTCCAGTGGCTCCGGCAGTAGCACCAATGGCCCCGGCAGTGGTTCCTGCGCCATCAGAGCAGCTTTTCGGCCTGCCAGCGGAGGCACAGGGAGAGCCCTTCAGTATACTGGCCGCACTGCCAGTGGCTGCTTCTATAGGAGCTCCCTTACCCGCAGTCgttcctgctccggctccagctcctgctcctgctccggctcctgctcctgtggCATCGATCTATGCACCGCCACTGCTGGAACAGCCGGATAACCAGGAGGTGCTCGCGGCTCCGAACGACGAACGGGCACAGTACCTGCAAACGAGCCACCTGTCCGAGCAGCTGGGCGAGGGTGAAGCGGATCAGGATGCTGGCCTGCTGCCGCCACCTGGACTGTCCCGTCTGGTGCTCGGCCAGCCGGAATTGGACTTCCAGCAGCAGCGCTTGGTCACCGGAGGCACTGAGCAGTCATCGCTGAACGTGGCCCAGGCGGCGGCTCTCCAGCATATGGAGGAGCGCCAGGCCGACGGTGAGGATACCTCGGATGGGGAGCAGCAGGTGCGAAATCTACAGACACCACCGCGTCGCGTAGTCACGGGCGTGGAGACCAGTGTAGCCCCCGTTGCGCCGCTTTCCGTGCGCGAACAGCGCGAAGTGGTACTGGATGGCGAGAATCTGGAGGATCGCGAGGCACTGTCGCCACCACCGACGGCTGAGCTGCCGCAAGTACATCACATATTGCCCGCCGATGAGtcggagcagctgcagcatcaCAATCCGCCGCAGGCGCTGACggaccaacagcagcagccatccCAGCAGCCGTCTctggggcagcagcagcagccccagTTGGAGAAGCGTGCAGAAGCCGGACGTCGTGGCAATGCCGCCTCGCTGGAACTGGAGTCCGAGGACGAATCGGATGAGTTCCTGGCGAGCGAAAGAGAACGGGATCGCGAGCATGCACGCGAACGCCGCGACCCCATAGACGAGAGACCGAGGGGAGGCCGTGGTGGACGTGGCAGCCACTACACCTACGATGGCGAAACGGAGGACTCGGTGCGCGGTGCTCCCCACAACGAGAGCAAGACGCTGAGGGATTCCCATCACAGACGCAGCAACCATGAGTCCACGCGCTCGCGGCGCCACCCCGAACCGGAGGTGGAGCGTGAGAGGGAGCGCGAaagggatcgggatcgggaacGAGACCGCGAACGCGAGCGCACCTTTCGGCGACGATCCAATAAGTATTTTAGCGGCGGCGAGGATCAGGAGCAGCGTTCCTACGATCACCCGCGACACGgctacaacaacagcaactacGATGGCGAGTCGGATAACCTGGAGATAAATCATCTGGGCGAGGGCGAGCTGGATGCCAGTGGCGTCGGTGCTCCAGGTAGCATTGGCGGCGGTGGTCGGAGCAGCAAGACCGGTCGCCAGCGGCGCAGTGCCGTTGAGGAAGATTACGAGGAGTATGAACGGGAACGGGATCGCTACTACTCTCGGCGTTCCACAAAGCAGCATCCGACAGACAAGCCTCGTTCCAGCGGCGGCCGTAGAAGCTACGATAACCAGGGACGCGGCAGCGGGCGCATCGATGATTCGCGGCGATCGCGGCACAACGATCTGCGCAACTGGGATGGCTACGAAGAGTACCGGCGCAAGAGCTCGCGGAATAGTGACCTCGAAAAGGAGCGCATCaacggcggcggaggaggcagTGCCACAGCTGGCGGCCCTGGCTCCGGCACTGGCAAGCGCCGCATCCAGTATGCCGCCGGTGTGTCCGGCGCCTACGATCCGTATGGCATGTACGAGCAGATGTCGCGCAATCCACATGTCTACGCCGACATGTACGCCAAGTTCTATGGCCAGATGATCAATTCGATGACGGCGGCAGTCACAGCGAATGCCAGCGCTGTTCCCGGTGCTGGTGGAGTTGGCGCAATGCTGGGCGCCTTGGTGCCTGGCGCAGTGCCAGCAGCGGCGGCCACCCAACTGGTAACCCCGGGAAGTGTAAGCGCGGGCAGCAGCGAAGCGGCATTGCTCAAGGAGCGCGAAAG GTATACACACGCATACATAACCCAAGCCAATGAATTCCATCGTCGCCAACATTACAAAGAGCTGATctaccagcaacaacaacaacaacagcatcagGATCTCGTCCTCAACAGCAGTTTGAACGAGGATAATGCCAGTTTCTATGGAGGAGCATCATCGATATATGGCCAATACCCATCATATTTGTCCAGTGCACAATCGCTGAGTAATTTGAACGGAGATGGACGCAATTCCCGCTGCGGACCATATTATGCTGGCTCCGAGTGCGGTCTCGATATCAG AGCTGCTGCCACTCCTGGCGaatcagcaggagcagcaccaACGACCACATATGGAGGCGTGACCACCACCGCTGTGGTGGCTCGTCCGCCTAGGCGGCGCACTCCCCTTCTGTTCAACCGGCCGCATCTGGTGGCCTCGTATGCGATGAGCATGCTCCTAAAGGTGAAGCCCAAGTATGCCGGCCGTGGAAGATTGCGCAACGATGTGGAGGTGGCGCCGCTTCGCATTCGCGACGGCACGAGCAGCCTGCTACGCATGTATCCAGGCCCATTGCAGGGCCGCAAGCTGCACAAGGATAAGATCATTAGCTTCTGCAAGGAGCAGATACGCCTGGGACCCACCCGTGGCTGCACGGTGCTGTATGCCACGCAGAAGAAGCCTCAAGGAAGCGTGAACAAGTATCGCGCCTCCCACGCCCTCATGTGGCACCTGCTCATTCTGCTGCTGCGCCAGAATGGG TACATTGCCGACACGGATGTGGGTGATCTGTTGCTGGACAACCAGCAGGAGTATCCCTACGACCCAAACGAATACGAGGTGGAGGCTGAGCCAGATGCGGatgaacagcagcagcaggagggcGAGACTCTGGTTCAGGCGGAGAAGCCACTGGACGACTCAGAGGCGGACAGTGAGACGGGTGGAGCTGGTGCTTTGCCCGAGCCCACAGTAACAGTAGGTGCCAATGCTAATGCAACGGGTGAAGCAGCGTCCCCACTGTCGGAACAGGCGGCCACGGACAAGTTCCGCAGCTATGTCCTCCGCGGCAATGTAGAGGAGGCCCTCCAATGGGCCACCGACAATGGCCTGTGGACGCATGCCTTTTTCCTGGCCCTCTACGAGGATCGCTATGCCTTGACTGATGTGGCCCAGAAGTTCCTCAATCGCGCCATCAAGGCCAACGATCCGCTGCAGACGCTCTACCAGATGAAGAGCTGTCGCACGCCGGCCTGCGTCAGCCAGCTGAGGGACGAGCAGTGGGGCGATTGGCGTTCTCATCTCTCCATTTTGGTCACAAACAAGAGCCGCCAGCCGGAGTACGATCGCAGCTCGGTAGTGGCTCTCGGCGATACGCTTTTCCAGCGCGGCGACATCTATGCGGCTCACTTTTGCTATCTGGTGGCCCAGGAGGAGTTTGGTCGATACGATAGCTCTGCCACGGAACTAACCACGCTGACGGCCAACGTGCCACGCCTGATCCTGCTGGGAGCCTCGCACTACAAGCCCTTCAACGAGTTCGCCAGCAACGAGGCCATTATTATGACGGAGATCTACGAGTACGCCCGCTCCCTGTTCGATCCCAAGTTCAGCATTGCCCAGTTCCAGCACTACAAGTTCCTGCTGGCCACGCGCATCCTGGACTACGGCCAGCACTTCCGCTGCACCAACTATCTGGAGCAGATAGCGCGGCACATTGAGCTCAAGCCGGAGAGCTATGACAGTGACTTTATTCAGAGG GTCTGTGGCCTGGCAGAACGTCTAAGGTATCACGATCCCATACTGATCAACCGGGTGTCCTTTGCAAGTCCTCCGAATGCCAGCAGTAAGGATTCGGCCGCTCCGGAAGAGAAGGCCTGGCTACGCCAGCTGCGCTCTCTGGCCGAGGTG CAGCCTCAACAGGAGCacctacagcagcagcagcaggagctgcaggagcagcaagagcaacagcagcagcaggctgaAATTTATCAGCAATTTGCAGAGGTAAACAAGCAGTTCAGCGAACTGAATATGCAATACCGCAATGACAATGCCGGGCAACAGCCCACGCCGTCTGCAGAGTCACAGCTCTTGAcagaacagcagcagcagcagccgcagcaatACTATGAGCCAGCCCCACCTCAAACCCAAACGGAGACAGAAGCCTATCCCCAGGAGCAGGCAGCGGCACCTCCGCTTTACTACGATCCCCATGCGGCTGCCCAGCAGCCATACGACCAGCACTTGCTGACCTCCAGTTATGGCCAAGTGGACACGGCCACTGAGGCCTACCAGGGACAGGCCGCACCAGAggcggcagctgcagctgctcctgccTACGGCTTTGATTATTGGTCAGGCACACAGCAGCCACCGTATGGCGATGAG ctccaACAGCCGCCGGCACAGGGTCGTCCGGCCATCTCCATGCCCAAGTCAAAGAGCTACGATGATGAGGATAATGGCAGCCAGAAGCCCTCACTTAGAGGAGGAAGCACCATCGATGGGGCTggcaaacagcagcagcaggcggggCACGACAAACAGGCCAGTTCTGGCGGTGATCTTGG CGCCCCACCTGGCAATCAAAACGCTGGCTGGTTTGGCGGCCTCTGGAACAAGCTCTCGCTGAAGCCCAAGAACCAAATGATCCTGCCGGACGACAAGAACCCAACCATTGTGTGGGACAAGGAGCGCAAGTGCTGGACAAATACCGAGGGCAGTGTCGATGAGGCGGAGAGCTTTAAGCCGCCGCCCAAGATGAGCGATTTGGGTGTGGCCAGTAGTAGTATGCCGGGAATGACAGGCGGCAATCCTCCCATCTTTAGCAATCATCATCAGGCCGACCAGGATCAgtcacaaaaacaacaacagcaacaacaacaacagcagcagcaaccgcaACCGCAGCAGATGATGTACGGCAGCCCCATTGACTATACGGCTGCTCCAGCGCCCGAAATGATACCCACGATGCCATTACCTGCCTcctcaccagcagcagcagctgcagctccgTTGGCAGCTGGACAACCCATCGGACCCCAGCCCAAGCTGCAATCAAACATGTTCAAGATGCAACGCAATCGCA CTTTGAAGAACTCCTATGTGGATGTGTTTAATCCCTCGGGTGCACCCATGTCAGCCACACCCGACAATGTCCTAGCTCCAATAATGGCGCCGGCGGCAGTGCCTCAGGGGGGTTACTTTGTGCCAGGAGCGGTGCCcgggcagcagcaacagtag